The genomic interval ATCCTCGCCACGGAGTCCGAGAGCGAGCTCGCAGCGGTCCTCGCGCACGAGGTCGCCCACGTGACCCAGGGCCACATCGCCCGCCGGTTCGAGGCGGCGAGCCAGATGACGATCCCGACGCTCGCCGCCCTGGCAGCGGCCGTCCTGCTCGCCTCCCAGAGCGGCCAGGCGGGCATGGCCGCGATCGCGGCCACCCAGGCGGGCGCCCTGCAGCTGCAGATCGACTTCACCCGGGCGCACGAGGCGGAAGCGGACCGGGTAGGCATCGCCGCCCTCGCCGGGGCCGGCTTCGACCCGCGCAGCATGCCCGCCTTCTTCGAGCGCCTGCAGAAGAGCACCCAGTACGCGCGCAAGCCGCCGGAGTTCCTGAGCACGCACCCGGTGACCGAGTCCCGGATCGCCGACAGCCGCGCCCGCGCCGAGCAATACCCTTCCGGGCACCAGCCGGACAGCCTCGCCTTCTCCATGGTCCGGGCCAAGATCCAGGCCCTGTCCGCGGAGAACCCGGTCCAGGCGCAGCGGGACTTCGAGCGGACCCTCGCTGGGAGTCAGGGGGTCCGGGCCACGGCGGCCCGCTACGGCCACGCGCTCGCCCTGAAGCGCGCGGGCAAGGCCGCCGCGGCCCTGGCGGAGATGCGGACGCTCTCCCAGGCCGACCCGGACAACGCGGCCCTGCGCGCCGAGCGGGCCCAGCTCGAGCAGGCGACGGGCCAGACCGGGAAGGCCCTCGAGCTGTTGCGGGAGGGGCTTGCCCTCTACCCCCAGGACCGGGTGCTCACCTTTGCCTACGTGGACGCACTGCTGCGCACCGGCCGGGTGCGCGAGGCACGGGACGCCCTGCTCGCCTATGGGCGCAACCGCGAGCCCGGCCCCAACTACCATCGGCTCCTCGCCCGCAGCCAGGAGCTGGCCGGGAACCTGCTCGAGGCGCACCTGGCGATGGCCGAGTACCAGTACCAGATGGGCCAGGTGCAGGAGGCCGTCGATCACCTGGAGCGGGCGCGCAAGGAGGCGGGCGACGACTTCTACGCCGCGTCGCGAATCGACGCCCGGCTCGCCCCGCTCAAGGAGGAGCTCGCGGAGCTGAAGGCCAAGCGGCGCTCGGGGCGGTGAGGGGACCGGCGGTCCCGCGCCGTTTCTCGGCACGCCATATTTGACGCGGCGCAATTTCTCTCGCCGGTCTCGCCGTGGTGGGTCCGGCGCTCGTTTGACCTGTTGGATTTCGTGGGGCAGACTACCGTCGCGCCTGCGTTTTCGGTTCGGTTGAACCTTTGTCCTGGCCTGTTGTCTGCTGGGGTGGGCGAAGGGGAGGCCGCCGTGGACAGACGTGAAGACTCCCGACAGTCCGTTAGCGTTAGCCCGTTACGGGTGCGGCGAGGCCCCCGTTGCCGATGGCGGGGCAATAGGGCCGTCACGCAGGTCTACACGCGGTTGGGTGTGACTGACAACGAACGAGGAATTTCAGCAACATGAGCATTCAGCGCAGGACGATACTGAAGGGTGCGCTGGCCAGCAGCGCGATCGGCGTCGCGGTAGGCGCCGGGTTGTTGGCCCCGCAGCAGGTGCTGGCTGCCTGGTCGAAGGAGGCCTTCGAGGCCAAGGCAGTGGACGACGCCCTGAAGGCCCTCGGGCTGGCGGGCGCCGCGGCGAGCGCGGACGTCACCGTGAAGGCTCCGGACATCGCGGAGAACGGGGCGGTCGTGCCCGTGACCGTCGAGTCGACGATGAAGGACGTGCAGTCGATCTCCATCGTTGCCGAGAAGAACGCGCTGCCGTTGATCGCGTCCTTCGACCTGGGCGCTGGCGCCCTGCCGTACGTCTCGATCCGTATCAAGATGGGTTCGACGATGAACGTGCAGGCCCTCGTGAAGGCCGGCGGCAAGGTCTACGAGGCCAAGAAAGAGGTCAAGGTCACCATCGGTGGCTGCGGCGGCTAACGGCAAGATCGGAGAAGAGGTGAGATATGGCCAGTGGCACCATTAAGATCCGCGCCAAGGCTGTCGACGGCGTGGCAGAGGTCAAGGCACTCATCAGCCATCCGATGGAGCTGATGAGCAAGAACAAGACGACCGGCGAAGTCGTGCCGGCGCACTTCATTCAGGACATGGTTGCCGAGTTGAACGGCAAGCCGGTGCTGACGGGGCAGTGGAGCTCCGGCATCTCCAAGAACCCGTACCTGGCGTTCAAAGTGAACGCGAAGGCGGGTGACACCCTGAAGCTGTCCTGGAAGGACAACAAGGGCGACAGCGACTCCGCCGAGGAGAAGGTCGGCTAGGTCGGCTGGTCGGTCCCTGCAGTGCCAGGGGCGCCCTCCGGGGCGCCCCTTTTTTGTGCTCGCCACGCCGCTTCAGGGCTGCATCCGGCGCACGAGACCGTCCCGGTCCACCCACTGGTGCTTCACCACCAGCCCCAGGTGGACCGTCACCGCGGCCACCAGGGCCCAGGCCACCAGCCGGTGGCCCACGCCGCCCACCCGGGAGAGCACCGGTTCTGCCCCGGCGAGCCCCGGCAGCTCCCAGAGCCCGAAGAAGCCGACCTCCGCGCCCTCCCCCAGGGCCTGCAGCAGGCCGGAGAGCGGCAGCAGCCAGAGGACCCGATAGAGCGCCCAATCGGTCGCTCGCGAGAGCTCTCGCTCCCAGGGCGGGAGCCCGGGCGCCCAGTGGGGCAGGCCCGCCGCCCAGCGCCAGAGGGCGCGAACCGCCGTGAGGGCGAGCAGCAGCAGTCCGACCGAGCGGTGGGTGCCCAGGAAGAGCCCCTCGCCCGGCCCCGGCCCACGAGCGCCCCCTTCGCAGGCCCCGGCCATCAGGGCCGCAGTGGCGAACTGCACGGCGACGAGGAACGCCACCGCCCAGTGCAGGGCCTTCGCGATGACCCCGTACCGCTCATAGGTGTTGCGCCAGGCGATGGCCATGGGCCCTTTCCCACCCTCCCTTCCCCGGGGGGCGCCGCCGGCCCCGGGCCCTGCCGGAACCGGCCGTCTAGGGGCGGGACCCGCGCGCGGCGGGGAGACCGGCCTGCGGCGTGAGCCACGCGGTCACACCCGTGGCGAGCAGCGCGAGCGCCAGCACGCCGATGGCCGACCCGGCGTGGGTGAGGAACTGCGGGGCGAAGACGAGCATCAGCCCCAACCCCAGCATCATGTAGCCCGACAGGAGCTTCAGGAGGCGCCCCTCACGCTCGGAGAGCTTGCGGCTGCCGAGCGTGTAGGTGAACACGAGCACGATGAGCGCCAGGGGGATCACGTAGATGACGTTGTAGAGCACGAGGTATCCGTAGTAACCCGCTCCCCCCAGGTCCTGCAGGGTGAGGGCGCGGGTGAACACCATAGGGAAGCCCGCCGTGCAGAGGAGCTCGTAGGAGTTCGCGACCACCGCCAGCAGCACCGTGCCGACCACCATGGGGACCACGCCCCCGGCGGTGGCGACGCCGCGCATGCGCTTGAACAGCCCCGGCTTGGCAGACTCCGGGATGGAGAGGCTCAACCCCTGTCGGAACCAGAAGTAGTCCTTCAGGTTCACCGCCGCGATCAAGACGGCGAGGAGCCCCGCCGCGAGGGTGACGCCCCGGATCTCCCCCATCATCAGGAACACGTTCAGCCAGGCGGCCATGAAGGCGAAGTAGACGAGCCCGGAGAACAGCACGAAGACCCCGCCGATGAAGAGCATGCGCGCGCGGCTGCGGGCGTGCACGAGCAGGCTCAGCAGGAAGAGCAGCACGAAGAAGGCGCAGGGGTTGAAGGCGTCGAGCGACGCCAGCACGACGGTGAGCAGGGGCAGGGACCAGCGCTCGAGGTCGACGGTCCCCAGCACCGGGAGGCTCGCCTGGGTGGCCTCGGCCGTCTCCCTCGCCCCGGGCACGGCCGGGGCCCCTTCGCCAGGGGTGCCTCCGGGCCCGCCCGCGGCGGCACCCGCGAGCGCAGCCACCCGCGCCGAGCGGCAGGCCTCGAGCTTGCGGGCCAGCTCGGCCCCGGTCGTCTCGGCGTCGTGGAAACCGACCTCGATCTTGCGGCAGAAGAGGAAACCCGGGACCGAGCGGGCCTCGCCGCCCACCGACCGGGCGGCGCCGACGTACAGGTCGACATTCTTCTGGCTCCCGCTGATCTCGTAGCTGCGCAGTTCGATCCACGGATAGCGCCCGGGCAGCGCGTCGACGAACGGCTTCGCCACCTGGCAGTGGGGGCAGGTCGCGCTCCAGAAGAAGTGCAGGCGCACGGTCGGCGAGCCGTCCGGGGCGGTGCCGTACCAGAAGGCTTCGTCGCGGGGGCCCTCGGCGGCGCCGGCGCCTGCCGCGCCGAGGGCCAGGACGAAGATCCACAGGCGTGCGAGTGCGTGCACCATCCAGAGCTCCCTCGGGTCTCGACGGGCCGCTTTCCCCGCCTCGGGCTACACTGACAGCTAGACCGAAAATGATCTGCGAGCAGCGTGCCCCACGCAACCCCCCGCCCGCGAGCGGCGCAGCGCGACGGGCGCCGCCGCGCCAGGGGTGAACGGACAGGAGGAGAGCAGGCCGTGAGCACGATCGAGCGTCGGGAGTTCATCCAGCGGGCCGGTGCAGCGGCGGCGCTCGCCGCGGTCGGTCTCCCCAGACGGTCCCGGGGGGCGGCAGCGGCACGGGTAGTGGTGGTGGGCGGAGGCTTCGCCGGGGCCACCGCGGCCCGGTACACCCGGGAGTACGCCCCGGACGCCGAGGTCACCCTGATCGAGAAGGACGAGTCGTACGTGAGCTGCCCCTTCAGCAACGAGGTGCTGAGCGGCGAGCGGGACATCGCATCGCTCACGTTCGGCTACGCCGGGCTCGCCCGGCGCGGGGTCCACGTGGTGATCGACGAGGTGCTGGACCTCGACCCCGCAACGAAGACGGTGAAGACGGGGGGGGGTAAGACCTTCACCGCGGACTTCCTGGTCGTCGCCCCGGGGATCGCCTTTCGCTGGGGCGCGATCCCGGGCTACGACGAGGCGGCGAGCGAGACGATTCCCCACGCGTGGAAGGCCGGTGCCCAGACGCTCCTGCTGCGGCGCCAGATCGAGGCGATGCGCGACGGGGGCCTGCTCGTCATCGTCGCACCGCCCACCCCCTACCGCTGCCCTCCGGGACCCTACGAGCGGGCCGCCCAGATCGCCCACTACCTGACCCACCACGGCAAAGCCAGGTCGAAGGTGCTGATCCTCGACCCGAAGGACTCCTTCTCCAAGAGACCCCTGTTCCTGGAGGGCTGGAAGCACAACTACGGCGACATGGTCGAGTGGCGCCCCGGCGCCGAGGGCGGCAAGGTCGAGTCGATCGACCCGAAGACGCGCGTCGTGCGCGCCGAGTTCGACGAGTACAGGCCCGACGTGCTGAACGTCGTCCCGCCCCAGAAGGCGGGCCTGCTCGCGGAGAAGTCCGGGCTCACCGACGAGCGGGGCTGGTGCCCCATCGTGCCGGAGAGCTTCGAGTCCACCCGCGCCAAAGGGGTGTACGTGGTCGGCGACGCCACCAGCGCCGGGGCGATGGCGAAGGCGGCCTACTCGTCCAACACCCAGGCCAAAGTGGCAGCCGCCCACATCGCCTCGACGATCCTCGGGACCCGGCCGCCGCGGCCTGCCTACACCAACACCTGCTGGAGCCTGCTCGCCCCGGACTACGGCATCTCCGCCGCAAGCATCTACACGATCGGGCCCGAGGGCCGGATCATCGAGGTGCCGGGCGCCGGGGGCTACTCACCGGAGAACGCACCCATCGAGCAGCGCCGGCGCGAGGCCGAGTACGGCAAGAGCTGGTACGAGAACATCACCCGGGACACCTACGGCTGATGGGGCCGCTCAAGCGGTTCCGCAAGAGCCGGTCTCCCCTGGAGCGGCTCGTGAGCCGCCTGCGGCCGCCCCGCGAGAGCCTGCACTCCCGCATCCTGCGGGAGGCGCGCCGCCAGGGCATCCGCGTCGTCGACCGGTCCGCCGGGGCCATGCTGCGCCTGTCCCTCTGCGTGGCGAGGCGAACCGCGACCGAGCCCTTGCCCGTGGCGGTCGCCAGCTGCCTGGGTCGCACGGCCACCCGGGCGGCACCCCGCCAACTGGGACGCAAGAAATATCGGAAATCCGAGCTCCTGGAGGAGCTGCGCCGACAGCAGGTGGACCTGACGAACGCCAGCGCCGGCTGGATGCTCCGGTTCATGGCTTGCGTGTCCGTCCAGGTGCTCACCCAGAGTCTGCCGGGGGCCGTGCAGGCCTGTGTGCGCAAGCAGGTGGGCCGCCGGCTGCCCGAGCCTTCCTTCCGGCGCCGTCTGCGTTGAGCGGGAACAGGGCCCGGGCGCCGGTCCCGCCCGCCGCGCTGCAGTTCCGGCAGGCCAACTGCTAGGATTAACGAGAATTCGGCCAGAGACAGGAGGGTGAAGCAGTGTCCAGGTGGAGCGAGTGGATGAAGGGTGGAACCCCGGTGAGTGGCACACGCAGGCGGTGGCTGGCGGCGCTCCTCGGCACCGGCAGTGCCCTCGTGGCGGGCACCGTCGGACGTCGTGCCGAGGCCGCCGACGACACGAAATTCCCGGGCGACGAGCCCACGCACAAGGTCCTCTACCAGTTCAACGAGGCGGACAACACCTACCACGAGCACGTGCTCGGATCGGTCTCCGCCATGCTGCGGGAGTACACCGACGACATCCACGTCGTGGTGACCTGCTTCGGCGAGGGGATCCACATCGTGGCGAAGAAACCGGGACGTCCCGTGGAGGAGTTGATCCGGCAGCGGGTCTCGAGCCTCGCGGACTACGGCGTCGAGTTCCACGCCTGCGCGCGGACCATGGAGGGCCTGAACTGGAAGGCCGAGGACATGCTGCCGTTCGTGAAGGTGGTTCCAGTCGGAGCGGCCGACCTGATGGAACTGCAGGAAAAGGGCTACGCCTACATCGCCTGGTGAGCCCGCATCAGTTCTGGTAAGCCCCCACCCGGCCGCCGGTAACACCCGGCGGCCGGTATTCCCGCCGGGGCCTCCCCAAGGCCCGGGGAGACGCACGCGGGGGGACGCCGGCCCGCCCTTCTACAGGGGCCACCAGCTCCGGTCTTCCTCGAGCTCCTTGCGGCAGGTGCGCAGTTGCTCGCCGTAGGTGCGCGCGTAACGCTCGACCTTGCGCGCGACCCCCACGAGCCAGTCCTTCTCCCGATAGGTCCTGCGCTTCCATCCTCCGTGCCCCTCGTGGTAGGCCAGGTACTGGTTGAAGGCGTCGGACTTCCCGATCCCCAGGGTGCGGTGGCTCACGTCGGAATACCAGCCGATGAAGTCCGCGACGTCCTCGAAGTCGTCCCGGTCGGCCCAGCGGTTGCCGGTGCGGTCCCGGTACCAGTCCCAGGTCTCGTCCTTCACCTGGGCGAAGCCGTAGGCGTTCGACAACCGCCACCACATGGGGATGCCGAGCAGCGTGTCACGGGGCGGCTTGGCGTCCTCGCGAAAACCCGACTCCTGGCGGACGATGGCGAGTTGCAGGGGCACCGGCGCGCCCCACTTCTGCTCGGCCTCGCGGGTCGCCTCCCACCAGTCCGGCTTCTCCCGGAAGATCGCACAGGCGTCGTCGACCGCCTTGGGCGGCGCGGACGCACACGCCTGCAACACCAGCGCGATCGCGGCCAGGACGAGGCCCGGGGTCCATCGCCCCGCCCCTGCGCCCGCGACCGCTCGCGGCTTACAGTCGCCGGGGCCGGGTGCTGCATCCGACCCCGGCGACTGTGCCCGGTCCCCGTCGGGGATCAACGTCCGCCGTACCCGCCCGGACCGTAGGCCGGGGCGCCGGGCTGACCGTAAGGCGCGCCACCGACGCCGGGTCCACCGCCGTAGCCCGGGGCGCCGTAGCCCGGGGCACCGTAGGGCGCGGGACCGTAGCCAGCGGGCGCGGCGGGCTCTTCCTTGCCCCCGAACATGCTCCCCATGGGCCCCATCATCTTCTCCATCGGCTGCGTCATCTTCTGCATGGGCTGCGTCATCTTCTCCATCGGGCCCATCATCTTGTCCATCGGGCCCGTCTTCTTCTCCGGCGGCGCCCCGAACGGAGCCGCTCCCGGGGCTGCCCCGGGACCGGCCTCGCCGCCAGGCGCCGGCCCGCCGGGACCGGGGGCGCCGGGCTGACCGGGACCACCCCCGGGGGGCGGTGCGTCCTTCACGAAGGGGTCCAGCTCACGCAGCGGCACGTAGCGCCGCGGCGCCAGCGGTGCGGGGCCGCTCCCACCGTAGCCGGGCGCCTGCCCGTAACCGGCACCGGGCGGCGGGTAACCCGGGGGCGGTGCATACCCGCCGGGCTGACCGTAGGCCGGAGGCTGACCATAAGCCGGAGGCTGACCGTAGGCCGGGGGCTGACCATAAGCCGGGGGCTGACCGTAGGGTGCGGCCTGGCCGTAGCCCGCGGCGGGGTCCGGTTGGGGGTAGGGCTGTCCGCCCTGGGCCCACACGGGTACCGCCGCGAAGGTCAGGACAAAGAATCCAACGTGTTTCGCCTGCATGCGCATCTCGATGCTCCTTGCCGTCGGGTGGATCGTCGCAGCGCGCCCGGCGCCGCTCCGACTACTCTCTATAGCCTAGCCCGGTCGCCCATGCACGCCGAAGGCAGGGGTCATCCCATCTAAGGAATCCCTTAGTTGCCATAGATAAACCGCCGATTTCAGGGATGCTCCAAGTCCCGTATAAGGATACGTGCGGGGGGCCCGATAAGGAGGACGAAACCCATGATGGACGTACGCGCAACGACGCCGCCCGAGCGGGGACTGCACGGCGCGAGGACGAAGCTTCCTCTCGTGCACCTGCGCTATCAGGGTCACCCCATCGGCCTGTATGGGATCCGCGAGGCCGGCGAGCAGGTGATCGACCTGCGCCAGGGGCCCATCGCGTTTCCGGTCGGCACGGAACTCCTCATCGAGGACCTGATGGGCGTGTACGAGGGAGCGCGGCCGCGGATGTTCCAGGGGACCGTGACGCACAGCGACGGTCTCGGGATGTCCATCGAGATCTGAATCGCCTCTCCATCCCCGGCCGCGCACCCGCGCGCCCCGGGGTGCGCCCAGGCGACAGTGGGCACGTGCCTGGCGGCAGGTCCGAGAGCCCCCTAGGACACCGGCTCCTTCCCGCACGCGACGACCCACAGCTGCACCAGCTCGGCCACCGAGCGCGTGCCGGTCTTGCGCATGAGGTGGGAACGGTGCACGTCCACCGTCTTCTCGCTGATTCCGAGCGTGGAGGCGATCACCTTGCTCGGCTTGCCGGTGACCAACAACTCGAGCACCTCCCGCTCGCGCGTGGAGATCGAGTGCAGGAGCGCCTCGGCGTCCCAGCGCCGTTGCCCCCGGGCGAAGGTCTGGGCCTCGGCCTCGAGGCAGGCCTGGATCCGCTCGATCAGGAGCTGCGGGTTGAACGGCTTCTCGATGAAGTCGACCGCACCCGCCTTCATCGCGCGCACCGCCATGGGGACGTCGGCGTGCCCGGTGAGGACGATCACCAGGAGCTTCAGGCCCCGCTCGCGAAGGATCTCCTGCAGCTGCAGGCCGCTCATCCCGGGCATGCGCACGTCGAGCAGCACGCAGCCGCGCGTGTCCTCGCCAACGACCTCGAGGAGCGCCTCGGCGGAGGGAAAGTCGGCGGCCGGGACTCCCACCTCCCCGAGCAGCGCCCGCAGCGAGCGGCGTACCGACGCGTCGTCGTCGACGATGAACACCCGCACCTCGTCCCCCGCGCTCATGGCGCTGACCTCCGCAGGCTGAAAGAGAACACCGCGCCGCCCGAGGGGGCCGGCTCGTAGCGCAACTGCCCCCCGTGGGCCTCCACGATCGACCGCGTGATCGACAACCCCATGCCGAGGCCCTCGGGTTTCGTGGTCACGAAGGAGTCGAAGAGCCGTCCCGTGAGCTCGGGGTCGACGCCCGGCCCCGTGTCGGCGACGGACACCGTCACCCGGTGGCCCTCGGGCGCAAGCGAGACGACGACCCGGCGCCGCTCGGGAGGCTCGGCCGACACGGCCTCGATCGCGTTGCGCACGAGGTTCAGGAGCGCCTGGGCGATCAGGACCCGGTCGGCGAGCACCCTCGGCAGGTCGGGGCGGGTCTCGACACTCAGCTTCACGCGCCTGCGGTCGGCATCGGGGCGCAGCACCCCCACCACCCCCGCGACGATCTCCGCGAGGTCCAGGGGGACGGGGGCCATCTTGCCCCAGCGTACGAATTCCCGCAGCCCGCCCACGATGGCGCTGACGCGCTGGGCCTCCTCCCCGATGGCGTCGACCCACTCGCGCAGGCGCGAGGGGTCCCCGGCGCCGGACTGCAGGCTGCGCTGCGCCGCCGCGCAGTAGGTGACGATGGCGGTCAGGGGCTGGTTGACCTGGTGGGCCATCTGGGTCGCCATCTCCCCGACGCTGGCGAGCCGGTTCACGTGGGCGAGCTCCAGCATCCGCTCCCGCTCCCGGCGCTGGGCATCGCGCAGCCGGACCCGCCCGCGCGCGGAACGGTAGGTGATCCAGAGCGTCCCGCCGAAGACCAGGGGGGCCGTGACCGCGTAGATCGCCAGCAGCGTCCCCGCGAGCCCGGCCATGCGCTCGGAGAGCGCCTTGTGGGGCAGCAGGGTCGCGAGGGTCCAGGAGTAGCGGTGGGGCGAGGCCATCGCGGGCGGGTCCGAGGCGGACACGTCCCCGGCGAGCGGGTAGACCCTGCGGAAGGTGAGGAGACCGTCCGCAGTGTCGACGGTGCCGGCCACCTCCGCGCGGATGCGCTCCCAGGCCTCGGGCTCCCGGGCCGCCAGGGTCCGGTCTGCACGCTCCGGGAACGCGAAGCCCCATTCGAGCGCCGGGTCGGGTCCCGCGAGCCAGTAGCCCTGCTCGTTCAGCAGCCACA from Gammaproteobacteria bacterium carries:
- the soxZ gene encoding thiosulfate oxidation carrier complex protein SoxZ; the encoded protein is MASGTIKIRAKAVDGVAEVKALISHPMELMSKNKTTGEVVPAHFIQDMVAELNGKPVLTGQWSSGISKNPYLAFKVNAKAGDTLKLSWKDNKGDSDSAEEKVG
- a CDS encoding cytochrome b, with the protein product MAIAWRNTYERYGVIAKALHWAVAFLVAVQFATAALMAGACEGGARGPGPGEGLFLGTHRSVGLLLLALTAVRALWRWAAGLPHWAPGLPPWERELSRATDWALYRVLWLLPLSGLLQALGEGAEVGFFGLWELPGLAGAEPVLSRVGGVGHRLVAWALVAAVTVHLGLVVKHQWVDRDGLVRRMQP
- a CDS encoding DsrE family protein — translated: MKGGTPVSGTRRRWLAALLGTGSALVAGTVGRRAEAADDTKFPGDEPTHKVLYQFNEADNTYHEHVLGSVSAMLREYTDDIHVVVTCFGEGIHIVAKKPGRPVEELIRQRVSSLADYGVEFHACARTMEGLNWKAEDMLPFVKVVPVGAADLMELQEKGYAYIAW
- the soxY gene encoding thiosulfate oxidation carrier protein SoxY, which translates into the protein MSIQRRTILKGALASSAIGVAVGAGLLAPQQVLAAWSKEAFEAKAVDDALKALGLAGAAASADVTVKAPDIAENGAVVPVTVESTMKDVQSISIVAEKNALPLIASFDLGAGALPYVSIRIKMGSTMNVQALVKAGGKVYEAKKEVKVTIGGCGG
- a CDS encoding GHKL domain-containing protein — encoded protein: MRRRAADPGSGAGGRVRSRAVLSLAVPLGLTLCGLVALPFLLHYHLETERARQHALDGENRILELAQQAAVQEVASVLSDLRFLHEQNEMREFLRGDVPAARERLAAEYLTFVSQKPRYEQAAVIGADGREVVRVDGNDGRPALAAAPVLESRGDCAHFQETMRLGRGEVHLSPLDLSLRGGAVQMPLGPVLRASVALFGPDGERRGVLTLSYHGRRLLTRLRAYAQGGPSQLWLLNEQGYWLAGPDPALEWGFAFPERADRTLAAREPEAWERIRAEVAGTVDTADGLLTFRRVYPLAGDVSASDPPAMASPHRYSWTLATLLPHKALSERMAGLAGTLLAIYAVTAPLVFGGTLWITYRSARGRVRLRDAQRRERERMLELAHVNRLASVGEMATQMAHQVNQPLTAIVTYCAAAQRSLQSGAGDPSRLREWVDAIGEEAQRVSAIVGGLREFVRWGKMAPVPLDLAEIVAGVVGVLRPDADRRRVKLSVETRPDLPRVLADRVLIAQALLNLVRNAIEAVSAEPPERRRVVVSLAPEGHRVTVSVADTGPGVDPELTGRLFDSFVTTKPEGLGMGLSITRSIVEAHGGQLRYEPAPSGGAVFSFSLRRSAP
- a CDS encoding transglycosylase SLT domain-containing protein, whose product is MAAIALVLQACASAPPKAVDDACAIFREKPDWWEATREAEQKWGAPVPLQLAIVRQESGFREDAKPPRDTLLGIPMWWRLSNAYGFAQVKDETWDWYRDRTGNRWADRDDFEDVADFIGWYSDVSHRTLGIGKSDAFNQYLAYHEGHGGWKRRTYREKDWLVGVARKVERYARTYGEQLRTCRKELEEDRSWWPL
- a CDS encoding FAD-dependent oxidoreductase, with translation MSTIERREFIQRAGAAAALAAVGLPRRSRGAAAARVVVVGGGFAGATAARYTREYAPDAEVTLIEKDESYVSCPFSNEVLSGERDIASLTFGYAGLARRGVHVVIDEVLDLDPATKTVKTGGGKTFTADFLVVAPGIAFRWGAIPGYDEAASETIPHAWKAGAQTLLLRRQIEAMRDGGLLVIVAPPTPYRCPPGPYERAAQIAHYLTHHGKARSKVLILDPKDSFSKRPLFLEGWKHNYGDMVEWRPGAEGGKVESIDPKTRVVRAEFDEYRPDVLNVVPPQKAGLLAEKSGLTDERGWCPIVPESFESTRAKGVYVVGDATSAGAMAKAAYSSNTQAKVAAAHIASTILGTRPPRPAYTNTCWSLLAPDYGISAASIYTIGPEGRIIEVPGAGGYSPENAPIEQRRREAEYGKSWYENITRDTYG
- a CDS encoding thioredoxin family protein, producing MVHALARLWIFVLALGAAGAGAAEGPRDEAFWYGTAPDGSPTVRLHFFWSATCPHCQVAKPFVDALPGRYPWIELRSYEISGSQKNVDLYVGAARSVGGEARSVPGFLFCRKIEVGFHDAETTGAELARKLEACRSARVAALAGAAAGGPGGTPGEGAPAVPGARETAEATQASLPVLGTVDLERWSLPLLTVVLASLDAFNPCAFFVLLFLLSLLVHARSRARMLFIGGVFVLFSGLVYFAFMAAWLNVFLMMGEIRGVTLAAGLLAVLIAAVNLKDYFWFRQGLSLSIPESAKPGLFKRMRGVATAGGVVPMVVGTVLLAVVANSYELLCTAGFPMVFTRALTLQDLGGAGYYGYLVLYNVIYVIPLALIVLVFTYTLGSRKLSEREGRLLKLLSGYMMLGLGLMLVFAPQFLTHAGSAIGVLALALLATGVTAWLTPQAGLPAARGSRP
- a CDS encoding M48 family metallopeptidase gives rise to the protein MFTTVMSRRLRAGAGVVAGAALTLASAVAADRIELPDIGASSRSVLSSQREQAIGEALMRALRRDAVILEDPEVETYLQGLGQRVVAHSDGGPERFTFFVVQDPRINAFAAPGGYVAVHTGLILATESESELAAVLAHEVAHVTQGHIARRFEAASQMTIPTLAALAAAVLLASQSGQAGMAAIAATQAGALQLQIDFTRAHEAEADRVGIAALAGAGFDPRSMPAFFERLQKSTQYARKPPEFLSTHPVTESRIADSRARAEQYPSGHQPDSLAFSMVRAKIQALSAENPVQAQRDFERTLAGSQGVRATAARYGHALALKRAGKAAAALAEMRTLSQADPDNAALRAERAQLEQATGQTGKALELLREGLALYPQDRVLTFAYVDALLRTGRVREARDALLAYGRNREPGPNYHRLLARSQELAGNLLEAHLAMAEYQYQMGQVQEAVDHLERARKEAGDDFYAASRIDARLAPLKEELAELKAKRRSGR
- a CDS encoding response regulator transcription factor, encoding MSAGDEVRVFIVDDDASVRRSLRALLGEVGVPAADFPSAEALLEVVGEDTRGCVLLDVRMPGMSGLQLQEILRERGLKLLVIVLTGHADVPMAVRAMKAGAVDFIEKPFNPQLLIERIQACLEAEAQTFARGQRRWDAEALLHSISTREREVLELLVTGKPSKVIASTLGISEKTVDVHRSHLMRKTGTRSVAELVQLWVVACGKEPVS